In Pseudoxanthomonas sp. SE1, the genomic stretch TATCTGCTGAGCGAGCAGCGCAAGGGTCCCGATATCATCGTTGCCTACGACGTGGGTTCGGGTCAGCGAAAGACCGTGCTGCAGGATGCCACCGTCGATCCATACGGCATCATCTACAGTGATGGTGTCGTGGGACTGGATGCCGCTGCGACCGGCGGCCGCGTGCCGGTGGGCGCGCTCTATATGGATGGGCGTCCACGCACGGCCTTCTTCGACAAGTCAGCCAAGGAGGCGATCCTGCAGCGTGAGCTCGAGCAGGCCTTCGCCGGACACACTGTCGGTATCACCTCCATCACAGCCGATGGCGGCACTGCGCTGGTCGAGATGTCCAGTGACCGCAACCCGGGCGATTTCTACCTGTTCCGCATCAACGAGAGGAAGGCGGATTACCTGCTCAGCCGTCGGGACTGGTTCGACCCCGAGGCGATGGCCGAGTCCAAGCCGGTGCAGTTGGTCACGCGTGATGGCTTGCCACTGCATGGCTACCTGACCTTGCCCCGGGGCGTGGAACCACGCAACCTCCCCTTGGTCGTGCTTCCGCACGGCGGACCCTTCGGCGTACGCGATATGTGGCGCTTCCATGACGAAGCGCAGATGCTTGCCGGCGCTGGCTACGCCGTTCTCCAGCCGAACTTCCGAGGGTCCGGCGGCTACGGCCGCACCTTCCAGGAGGCGGGTGCCCGCCAGTGGGGCCTGGCCATGCAGGACGATGTCACCGATGCCACGAAGTGGGCCATCCAGCAAGGCATCGCCGATCCTCGTCGCATCTGCATTTATGGTGCGAGTTACGGCGCATATGCGGCTGTCACGGGGGCAGCCAGGGAGCCTGGGCTCTATCGCTGTGCGGCCGGATACGTGGGTGTCTACGACCTGCCGATGATGCACACACGCGGTGACGTGCAGCGGCGGGGATCGGGTGAGACCTATCTCAACGAGTGGATAGGCTTGCGCACCGACCTGGCAGCGGTTTCGCCGACCAACATGGCCGACAGGATCAAGGTGCCGGTGTTCCTTGCCGCCGGTGGCGAGGACGAACGCGCGCCCGTTCAACATACTGAAATCATGGAGCGTCGCCTGAAGGCCGCGGGCGTGCCTGTCGAGTCGCTGTACTACAAGACGGAAGGGCATGGCTTCTACATGGAAGCCAACCAGCGCGAGTACTACACGAAGCTGCTGGACTTCTTCCACCGCCACCTCGGCGGCGCGAAGGCGAAATAGGCAGCCTGTTCGATCGTGCCGCAACGGCGCCTGCGGGCGCCGTTGTCGTTCAAGCCTTGCGCATCAGCCGCTTCAATGCGGGTGCCGCGACCAGCGCCAGGGCCGCGCACCCCACGCCGATCCACATCATCAGCCAGAACAGGTCCGCGTACCCTGCGGCTGCCTGCGCGATGTCCCATGTCTGGTCCTCCGGAATATCCACGGCCGCCAGCTTGCCGAACTGTGCCGCCAGGGTTTCAGAGAAGGCGGTGGCGAGCAGCCACATGCCCATCATCAGTCCCACCACGCGTGGCACGGACAATTCGGTGACGGCTGCGAGGCTGACAGGTGCCAGGCACATCTCGCCGACTTCCAGCAGCAGATAGGCGAGCACCAGCCACCACACGCTGGCCATCACGCCGGTGTCGCCGACCTGTTGCGCGGCGATGGCGAGCGGTACGAACGAAAGTCCACCGAACAGCAGGCCCAGCGCGCCCTTCAACGGCTTGGACGGATCGCGGCCACGCCGTCCCAACGCCGCCCACAGCCACGCGAAGATCGGCGCCAGCACCACCAGGAACAGCGCGCCGAGATAGGTCAGCGATCCCGCTGTCTGCGGGAGCACGACGGAATCGCGAAGTACCAGCAGCACCATCACGCCGGCAGTTCCCAGGAAAACGGCGCGCGGGAATTCCGTCATCGGGTTGCGCTCGGAGGCGCGAACGGCGACGACGAAGGCAAGCGGCATCGCCAGCAACCCCCACGTGGACCAGGGT encodes the following:
- a CDS encoding S9 family peptidase, whose product is MTKWIHVAVKAILLCVCLAAASAEAANDVDVGAFVRKDKFDDIKLSPGGEYYAATVRLEDRTALAIMLRSGNKLTAHFVLGKNTHVSGFWWVNPERVLIAISEKYGALDEPQPTGELYGINVDGTKLEMLVGYRVQSRGAGTRIQPKKVEDVAAFLVDTLPGDDKNVIISVWPFSEDPYTRAERMDVYSGRRTQVARAPIRRASFVTDNAGTVRFASGAGSDNIRKLYYRSGEGAEWSLINDESATGVGEYALGFSADDRIAYLLSEQRKGPDIIVAYDVGSGQRKTVLQDATVDPYGIIYSDGVVGLDAAATGGRVPVGALYMDGRPRTAFFDKSAKEAILQRELEQAFAGHTVGITSITADGGTALVEMSSDRNPGDFYLFRINERKADYLLSRRDWFDPEAMAESKPVQLVTRDGLPLHGYLTLPRGVEPRNLPLVVLPHGGPFGVRDMWRFHDEAQMLAGAGYAVLQPNFRGSGGYGRTFQEAGARQWGLAMQDDVTDATKWAIQQGIADPRRICIYGASYGAYAAVTGAAREPGLYRCAAGYVGVYDLPMMHTRGDVQRRGSGETYLNEWIGLRTDLAAVSPTNMADRIKVPVFLAAGGEDERAPVQHTEIMERRLKAAGVPVESLYYKTEGHGFYMEANQREYYTKLLDFFHRHLGGAKAK